A stretch of bacterium DNA encodes these proteins:
- a CDS encoding aspartate aminotransferase family protein: MNLEDLDRAHLIHPITELRSHEEKGPKIVVGGKGIRIRLADGRSLIDGLSGLWNMNVGHGRTEIGDAVAKQMHEVAYYPGFWDYATEPAIRLAERLTKRMPAGSELDHFLFTSGGSDANETNFRIARLFHAVRGEPGRRKILSRAHSYHGITRAAGSATRLPAYHIFEEPDPLHIQVPAPYCFRCELGKELPGCEIACADAIEEAIEREGAETIAAIIAEPVMGTGGVIPPADDYFPRLREICDRHGVLLILDEVITGFGRTGNWFGMEPFNAKPDLVSFAKGITSGYLPLGAAGITSRVYETLRDESPKGLPFMVGLTYNNHAACCTAAHANLDILEREGLIENSAEVGGYLLGRLRDTMGTHPLVGEIRGIGMFTAIEWARPGTKEPAGETPMAFPAAIASRAMEKGLIMRALWECTALSPPLCTTREEIDEIIDILVASVDEVSP, encoded by the coding sequence ATGAATCTCGAAGATCTCGACCGCGCCCATCTGATCCATCCCATCACCGAGCTCCGCTCCCACGAGGAGAAGGGCCCGAAGATCGTCGTCGGAGGCAAGGGCATCCGCATCCGTCTCGCGGATGGCCGCTCGCTGATCGATGGCCTGTCTGGGTTGTGGAACATGAACGTGGGCCACGGCCGGACGGAGATCGGCGACGCCGTTGCGAAGCAGATGCACGAAGTCGCCTACTATCCGGGCTTCTGGGACTACGCAACCGAGCCTGCCATCCGTTTGGCCGAACGGCTGACGAAACGCATGCCCGCCGGCAGCGAACTGGACCACTTCCTGTTCACCAGCGGCGGCTCGGATGCCAACGAAACGAATTTTCGGATCGCAAGGCTCTTTCACGCGGTACGAGGCGAGCCCGGCCGTCGCAAGATTCTCTCCCGCGCCCACTCCTACCATGGGATCACCCGTGCGGCGGGAAGCGCCACCCGGCTGCCGGCCTATCACATCTTCGAAGAACCGGACCCGCTTCACATCCAGGTGCCGGCTCCCTACTGCTTCCGCTGCGAACTGGGCAAGGAGCTTCCCGGCTGCGAGATCGCCTGCGCCGACGCCATCGAGGAGGCGATCGAACGGGAAGGCGCCGAGACGATCGCGGCCATCATCGCCGAACCCGTGATGGGAACAGGCGGTGTGATCCCGCCCGCGGACGACTATTTCCCCCGGCTCCGCGAGATCTGCGACCGCCACGGCGTACTGCTGATCCTCGACGAGGTGATCACGGGCTTCGGTCGCACCGGGAACTGGTTCGGCATGGAGCCCTTCAACGCGAAGCCGGATCTGGTGAGCTTCGCAAAGGGCATCACCAGCGGATATCTCCCCCTCGGTGCGGCGGGCATCACCAGCCGGGTATACGAGACGCTTCGCGACGAATCACCCAAAGGCCTGCCTTTCATGGTCGGCCTCACCTACAACAACCACGCAGCCTGTTGCACCGCCGCCCATGCCAACCTCGACATCCTCGAGCGCGAGGGACTCATCGAGAACAGTGCCGAGGTCGGCGGCTACCTCCTCGGACGTCTACGGGACACCATGGGAACCCATCCCCTCGTGGGCGAGATCCGCGGAATCGGAATGTTCACGGCCATCGAGTGGGCCCGGCCTGGAACGAAGGAGCCAGCCGGCGAAACGCCCATGGCGTTCCCGGCCGCGATCGCAAGCCGCGCGATGGAAAAGGGCTTGATCATGAGGGCCCTGTGGGAGTGCACGGCCCTCTCGCCGCCGCTGTGCACGACCCGCGAGGAAATCGACGAAATCATCGACATCCTGGTGGCCTCGGTAGACGAAGTCTCTCCGTGA
- a CDS encoding alpha/beta hydrolase — protein MIELRHGNRVFSALTEGEGPAVLCVHGFPDHFQSFRHQLPALAGAGYRAVAPMLRGYEPSSQGRRHVADFHPLRVAGDLVAWARELGAGEPIHLVGHDWGAVVTYLACALEPSLFRSATMIAVPPLNAVQEGIRRYPVQLRNSSYMLFFQLRGLADRVVQRRDFAFIEGLWRSWSPGWEWDPEDMAALKRSFREPGVVWSALAYYRAMLNPFLADSREVRRLGFLACGVPTLAITGEIDGCMDTRIFDCVDASAFPEGYRMERVQGAGHFVHQEKPDEVNRLMLEWIAKH, from the coding sequence GTGATCGAGCTTCGCCACGGAAACCGGGTCTTTTCCGCACTCACGGAAGGGGAGGGCCCGGCGGTGCTGTGCGTTCACGGCTTTCCCGATCACTTCCAGAGCTTCCGCCACCAGCTGCCCGCACTCGCAGGAGCCGGCTACCGAGCCGTCGCGCCGATGTTGCGTGGCTACGAACCCTCCTCCCAGGGCCGGCGCCACGTGGCGGATTTTCATCCGCTCCGGGTTGCTGGAGATCTCGTCGCATGGGCGCGGGAGCTTGGCGCGGGCGAACCGATCCATCTGGTGGGACACGATTGGGGCGCTGTCGTCACCTATCTGGCCTGTGCGCTCGAGCCCTCTCTCTTCCGAAGCGCCACGATGATCGCCGTTCCTCCCCTGAACGCGGTGCAGGAAGGCATTCGCCGTTACCCGGTCCAGCTTCGCAACTCTTCCTACATGCTCTTCTTCCAGCTGCGCGGCCTGGCGGATCGGGTGGTCCAGCGCCGGGATTTCGCGTTCATCGAGGGCTTGTGGCGCAGTTGGTCGCCCGGTTGGGAATGGGATCCGGAGGACATGGCCGCACTGAAACGCAGCTTTCGGGAGCCCGGCGTGGTGTGGAGTGCACTCGCCTACTACCGGGCCATGTTGAATCCGTTTCTCGCGGATTCCCGGGAAGTCCGCCGGTTGGGCTTCCTGGCTTGCGGTGTGCCCACCCTGGCCATTACCGGGGAGATCGACGGCTGCATGGATACGCGCATCTTCGATTGTGTGGACGCGTCTGCTTTTCCCGAGGGCTATCGGATGGAACGCGTTCAGGGCGCAGGCCATTTCGTACACCAAGAGAAGCCCGACGAGGTGAACCGGTTGATGCTGGAGTGGATCGCCAAGCATTGA
- a CDS encoding DUF1330 domain-containing protein, with product MPVYMVLEIVVKDPSMYARYVEQAPAVIESYGGRYLARGGHITSLEGGWRPERIVILEFPSIERLEAWNRSPEYRKLAQLRAEATDSRAFVVEGYEPS from the coding sequence ATGCCTGTCTACATGGTGCTCGAGATTGTCGTGAAGGACCCCTCGATGTACGCAAGGTACGTCGAGCAGGCACCCGCTGTCATCGAGAGCTACGGCGGCCGATACCTGGCTCGAGGTGGACACATCACCTCGTTGGAAGGGGGCTGGAGACCGGAAAGGATCGTGATTCTCGAGTTCCCGAGCATCGAAAGGCTCGAGGCTTGGAATCGGTCCCCGGAGTATCGGAAACTCGCACAGCTCCGCGCAGAAGCGACAGACAGCCGAGCTTTCGTGGTCGAGGGCTACGAACCTTCATAG
- a CDS encoding FAD-dependent oxidoreductase, which produces MSEARFPYLEISPWVETPEDLQSPLSESLRCDVVVIGGGYTGLSTALALREQGASVAVLEQEFAGSGASGRNAGHLTPTIGKDIPTLLRLFGRERASRLVRFADDAVRFTEETIRKHGIDCDYAASGNIMAGVHPKHGPRLERAADTARELGAHVRYLPESEMNERGLPDVFCCGVLEECGGTFHPGRYVMGLRRAALAAGVRLYERSPLRELVHGAPLTAYSGDGEIVADHAVLATNAYTPSTGLKKRLVTPLRVSLFETAPLDPVQREALGWAGREGIYTSHETLESYHFTKAGTIVGGSKTIRYAWGRGLADGYQPAMFRTIEDAMRERFPQLGALPIRHFWGGWIGLNLDFLPALGTTGSHRNIHYGLGYAGHGVAQATLMGPLLAEQIAGRAHPAAEALLRREPPGLPEPLMWLGVKLLTGVFDLMDHRTDRQVRNARRA; this is translated from the coding sequence GTGAGCGAAGCGCGGTTTCCATATCTGGAGATCAGCCCGTGGGTGGAAACGCCTGAGGACCTGCAATCCCCGCTCTCGGAAAGCCTGCGCTGCGATGTGGTCGTGATCGGAGGTGGATACACGGGGCTCTCCACTGCACTGGCGCTCCGCGAGCAGGGGGCTTCGGTGGCCGTTCTCGAGCAGGAGTTCGCGGGTTCGGGCGCCAGCGGACGCAACGCCGGCCACCTCACTCCGACGATCGGAAAGGACATCCCCACCCTGCTGCGCCTGTTCGGCCGTGAGCGGGCTTCGCGCCTCGTGCGTTTTGCCGATGATGCCGTCCGCTTCACCGAAGAGACGATTCGCAAGCACGGCATCGATTGCGACTACGCAGCGTCCGGGAACATCATGGCGGGCGTGCATCCGAAGCATGGGCCCCGCCTCGAAAGAGCTGCCGACACCGCCCGCGAACTCGGTGCCCACGTCCGGTACCTGCCCGAGAGCGAAATGAACGAGCGCGGCCTGCCGGACGTCTTTTGCTGCGGTGTGTTGGAAGAGTGCGGTGGTACCTTTCACCCGGGCCGCTATGTGATGGGCTTGCGCCGAGCGGCTCTCGCTGCGGGTGTTCGACTGTACGAGCGCTCACCGTTGCGTGAGCTCGTGCACGGCGCGCCGCTCACCGCCTACTCCGGCGACGGCGAGATCGTGGCCGACCACGCGGTGCTCGCCACCAACGCCTATACGCCCTCGACGGGATTGAAGAAGCGCCTCGTCACACCCCTCCGGGTTTCGCTCTTCGAAACCGCGCCGCTCGACCCGGTGCAGCGCGAAGCCCTCGGCTGGGCCGGGCGCGAAGGCATCTACACCTCCCACGAGACCCTCGAGAGCTACCACTTCACGAAGGCCGGAACGATCGTCGGTGGCTCCAAGACGATCCGTTATGCCTGGGGGCGCGGCCTTGCCGACGGCTATCAGCCGGCCATGTTCCGCACGATCGAAGACGCCATGCGCGAACGCTTCCCCCAGCTGGGCGCGCTCCCCATTCGCCACTTCTGGGGCGGCTGGATCGGCCTGAACCTGGATTTCCTGCCCGCCCTCGGCACCACCGGTTCTCACCGCAACATCCACTACGGCCTTGGTTATGCGGGTCACGGCGTTGCCCAGGCTACGCTGATGGGCCCGCTCCTGGCAGAGCAGATCGCGGGGCGGGCGCATCCCGCCGCGGAAGCCCTGCTGCGCCGGGAGCCGCCCGGGCTTCCGGAGCCCCTGATGTGGCTGGGCGTGAAGCTCCTGACCGGGGTCTTCGACCTGATGGACCACCGAACGGACCGGCAGGTTCGCAACGCGAGGCGCGCGTAG
- a CDS encoding methyltransferase domain-containing protein, translating to MSDSHASFSGSIPAVYDTCLGPLLFEFSAADMAGRVSNAIGHGRILEVACGTGIGTEFLRNALPGNVEIVATDLNPGMLEYAETHRGALPGVRYELADALSLPFEDQTFDGVVCQFGIMFFPDIAKGLSEMSRALRPGGFLGCNVWDSLEVNRVAGIAHETITRYFASEPPGFLEVPFGSCPLDSTLELFKAQGFERMQAHVVDATIERPSSEEVARGFVEGNPGILEIRERATASPEKIIQALAEELEQNFGPAPLRIPLREFVFTGNAPG from the coding sequence ATGAGCGACTCCCATGCCTCATTTTCTGGATCGATCCCGGCCGTCTATGACACTTGTCTGGGACCTCTCCTCTTCGAGTTCTCCGCTGCCGACATGGCCGGGCGCGTGTCCAATGCAATTGGTCATGGGCGCATCCTCGAAGTCGCGTGCGGTACCGGCATTGGAACGGAGTTTCTCCGCAATGCGCTCCCGGGGAACGTCGAGATCGTGGCGACGGACCTCAACCCTGGCATGCTCGAGTACGCGGAGACGCATCGGGGTGCACTTCCAGGGGTGCGCTACGAATTGGCCGATGCCCTCTCGCTGCCTTTCGAGGACCAGACGTTCGACGGAGTCGTTTGTCAGTTCGGCATCATGTTCTTTCCTGACATCGCCAAGGGATTGTCGGAGATGTCTCGCGCCCTTCGCCCCGGTGGCTTCCTCGGGTGCAACGTCTGGGATTCGCTCGAGGTGAATCGGGTCGCTGGAATCGCCCACGAGACCATCACGCGCTACTTCGCCTCGGAACCGCCTGGCTTTCTCGAGGTCCCGTTTGGCTCCTGTCCTCTGGACTCCACCCTCGAGCTCTTCAAAGCTCAGGGTTTCGAGAGAATGCAGGCCCATGTCGTGGACGCGACCATTGAAAGGCCGTCCTCCGAGGAGGTCGCCCGGGGATTCGTCGAAGGCAACCCTGGCATTCTGGAGATCCGCGAGCGGGCGACCGCTTCGCCAGAGAAGATCATCCAGGCCCTCGCCGAGGAACTGGAGCAGAACTTCGGCCCGGCGCCTCTCCGCATCCCCTTGCGTGAGTTCGTCTTCACGGGCAACGCGCCAGGATAG